The Panthera tigris isolate Pti1 chromosome F3, P.tigris_Pti1_mat1.1, whole genome shotgun sequence genome includes a window with the following:
- the SPATA46 gene encoding spermatogenesis-associated protein 46 isoform X2 — translation MENFSLLSISGPRISSSALSAFPDIMSSHATSLPDIAKTALLTEAPSPAQALSPQYFGSALRHGVQNTVLSPDCLLGDPQTREPRRGCTVYRPWFSPYSYFVCTDQESHLEAYSFPEVQRDKGRGDGCLPEDPAESICSSSSSQEDAWPREAAKKSGHGLASTDGVTSQDILKAARWHPAQQSGYKCAACCRMYPTLHSLKSHIKGGFREGFSCKVYYRKLKTLWGKEKARPGDRLSSGSCQAFK, via the exons ATGGAGAACTTCTCACTCCTCAGCATCTCTGGACCTCgaatctcttcctctgccctgagCGCGTTTCCTGACATTATGTCCTCACATGCCACCAGCTTGCCAG ACATCGCAAAGACCGCGTTACTCACGGAGGCGCCCAGCCCAGCTCAGGCCCTGTCACCCCAGTACTTCGGCAGCGCTCTCCGGCATGGGGTGCAGAACACGGTTCTCTCTCCAG ACTGCCTTTTGGGGGACCCCCAGACCAGGGAGCCCCGGCGGGGCTGCACTGTCTACCGGCCCTGGTTCTCCCCTTACAGCTACTTCGTCTGCACGGACCAAGAGAGCCACCTGGAGGCCTACAGCTTCCCAGAGGTGCAGCGGGACAAGGGCAGGGGGGACGGCTGCCTGCCCGAGGACCCGGCTGAGAGCATCTGCTCGTCCTCTTCCTCCCAGGAGGACGCCTGGCCCCGGGAGGCCGCCAAGAAATCCGGGCACGGCCTGGCCTCCACGGACGGCGTCACGTCCCAGGACATCCTGAAGGCCGCCAGGTGGCACCCCGCCCAGCAGAGCGGCTACAAGTGCGCGGCCTGCTGCCGCATGTACCCCACGCTGCACTCCCTCAAGAGCCACATCAAGGGGGGCTTCCGGGAGGGCTTCAGCTGCAAGGTGTACTACCGCAAGCTCAAGACCCTCTGGGGCAAGGAGAAGGCGCGGCCGGGGGACAGGCTCTCCTCCGGCAGCTGCCAGGCCTTTAAGTAG
- the SPATA46 gene encoding spermatogenesis-associated protein 46 isoform X1, translating to MVSLWLCEVIGSQGGASRYVGEGGHQDEDFHVRSPECFFCNPDIAKTALLTEAPSPAQALSPQYFGSALRHGVQNTVLSPDCLLGDPQTREPRRGCTVYRPWFSPYSYFVCTDQESHLEAYSFPEVQRDKGRGDGCLPEDPAESICSSSSSQEDAWPREAAKKSGHGLASTDGVTSQDILKAARWHPAQQSGYKCAACCRMYPTLHSLKSHIKGGFREGFSCKVYYRKLKTLWGKEKARPGDRLSSGSCQAFK from the exons ATGGTTTCTCTTTGGCTTTGCGAGGTCATAGGGTCCCAAGGTGGAGCCTCTAGGTATGTCGGGGAGGGGGGTCACCAAGACGAGGACTTCCACGTCCGCTCACCAGAGTGTTTCTTCTGTAACCCAGACATCGCAAAGACCGCGTTACTCACGGAGGCGCCCAGCCCAGCTCAGGCCCTGTCACCCCAGTACTTCGGCAGCGCTCTCCGGCATGGGGTGCAGAACACGGTTCTCTCTCCAG ACTGCCTTTTGGGGGACCCCCAGACCAGGGAGCCCCGGCGGGGCTGCACTGTCTACCGGCCCTGGTTCTCCCCTTACAGCTACTTCGTCTGCACGGACCAAGAGAGCCACCTGGAGGCCTACAGCTTCCCAGAGGTGCAGCGGGACAAGGGCAGGGGGGACGGCTGCCTGCCCGAGGACCCGGCTGAGAGCATCTGCTCGTCCTCTTCCTCCCAGGAGGACGCCTGGCCCCGGGAGGCCGCCAAGAAATCCGGGCACGGCCTGGCCTCCACGGACGGCGTCACGTCCCAGGACATCCTGAAGGCCGCCAGGTGGCACCCCGCCCAGCAGAGCGGCTACAAGTGCGCGGCCTGCTGCCGCATGTACCCCACGCTGCACTCCCTCAAGAGCCACATCAAGGGGGGCTTCCGGGAGGGCTTCAGCTGCAAGGTGTACTACCGCAAGCTCAAGACCCTCTGGGGCAAGGAGAAGGCGCGGCCGGGGGACAGGCTCTCCTCCGGCAGCTGCCAGGCCTTTAAGTAG
- the SPATA46 gene encoding spermatogenesis-associated protein 46 isoform X3 → MENFSLLSISGPRISSSALSAFPDIMSSHATSLPDIAKTALLTEAPSPAQALSPQYFGSALRHGVQNTVLSPDCLLGDPQTREPRRGCTVYRPWFSPYSYFVCTDQESHLEAYSFPEEDAWPREAAKKSGHGLASTDGVTSQDILKAARWHPAQQSGYKCAACCRMYPTLHSLKSHIKGGFREGFSCKVYYRKLKTLWGKEKARPGDRLSSGSCQAFK, encoded by the exons ATGGAGAACTTCTCACTCCTCAGCATCTCTGGACCTCgaatctcttcctctgccctgagCGCGTTTCCTGACATTATGTCCTCACATGCCACCAGCTTGCCAG ACATCGCAAAGACCGCGTTACTCACGGAGGCGCCCAGCCCAGCTCAGGCCCTGTCACCCCAGTACTTCGGCAGCGCTCTCCGGCATGGGGTGCAGAACACGGTTCTCTCTCCAG ACTGCCTTTTGGGGGACCCCCAGACCAGGGAGCCCCGGCGGGGCTGCACTGTCTACCGGCCCTGGTTCTCCCCTTACAGCTACTTCGTCTGCACGGACCAAGAGAGCCACCTGGAGGCCTACAGCTTCCCAGAG GAGGACGCCTGGCCCCGGGAGGCCGCCAAGAAATCCGGGCACGGCCTGGCCTCCACGGACGGCGTCACGTCCCAGGACATCCTGAAGGCCGCCAGGTGGCACCCCGCCCAGCAGAGCGGCTACAAGTGCGCGGCCTGCTGCCGCATGTACCCCACGCTGCACTCCCTCAAGAGCCACATCAAGGGGGGCTTCCGGGAGGGCTTCAGCTGCAAGGTGTACTACCGCAAGCTCAAGACCCTCTGGGGCAAGGAGAAGGCGCGGCCGGGGGACAGGCTCTCCTCCGGCAGCTGCCAGGCCTTTAAGTAG